In Nocardia asteroides, a single genomic region encodes these proteins:
- a CDS encoding GAF and ANTAR domain-containing protein, with translation MSAEDSKSGGLGDTTAAEQIVAAFARMAGMFLTHRTVDEALATITELAVQTVPGTAGAGITLFDSAGERGTTAATSDLVERADALQYELGDGPCLTASAERIVVRVDDVGTDPRWPRWGPRAAALGLVSTLSAPLVAGERGLGAMKVYGTDAYGPREEHVLTLFAAQASLLVAQVVGAAEAETVSGRITDKLRGRELIARATGFLMGRDGVGEQAAFLTLAHTAREQRISMRRVAEQLTAARDDEQW, from the coding sequence GTGTCGGCGGAGGATTCGAAGAGCGGCGGGCTGGGTGACACCACCGCGGCCGAGCAGATCGTGGCCGCGTTCGCGCGGATGGCGGGAATGTTCCTGACCCACCGGACGGTGGACGAGGCACTGGCGACCATCACCGAGCTCGCGGTGCAGACGGTGCCCGGCACCGCGGGCGCGGGGATCACGCTCTTCGACAGCGCGGGCGAGCGCGGAACCACGGCGGCGACCAGCGACCTGGTCGAGCGCGCCGACGCGCTGCAGTACGAGCTGGGCGACGGCCCGTGCCTCACCGCGTCGGCGGAGCGGATCGTGGTCCGCGTCGACGACGTCGGCACCGATCCGCGCTGGCCGCGCTGGGGTCCGCGCGCCGCCGCGCTCGGGCTGGTCTCGACGCTGAGCGCTCCCCTCGTCGCCGGTGAGCGCGGGCTCGGCGCGATGAAGGTCTACGGCACCGACGCCTACGGCCCCCGCGAGGAGCACGTGCTCACCCTGTTCGCCGCGCAGGCATCGTTGCTGGTGGCGCAGGTGGTCGGCGCCGCAGAGGCGGAGACGGTCAGCGGCCGGATCACCGACAAGCTGCGCGGCCGCGAGCTGATCGCGCGGGCCACCGGCTTCCTCATGGGCCGGGACGGAGTCGGCGAGCAGGCGGCGTTCCTGACCCTCGCGCACACCGCCCGCGAGCAGCGCATCTCGATGCGCCGGGTCGCCGAGCAGCTCACCGCCGCACGGGACGACGAGCAGTGGTGA
- a CDS encoding barstar family protein — translation MDGRFITDRNGFFCAIGEAVNGPGGYFGSDLDGLADCLRGGFGAAPPFALTWLGFDLSERHLSFEFLEAVLAVLDGGGVSVQPSYGG, via the coding sequence CTGGACGGCCGCTTCATCACCGACAGGAACGGATTCTTCTGCGCGATCGGCGAAGCCGTCAACGGCCCCGGCGGATACTTCGGATCGGATCTGGACGGTCTGGCGGACTGCCTGCGCGGCGGATTCGGCGCGGCGCCGCCGTTCGCCCTCACCTGGCTCGGTTTCGACCTTTCCGAGCGCCACCTGTCCTTCGAGTTTCTCGAAGCGGTGCTCGCTGTGCTGGATGGCGGCGGCGTCTCGGTCCAACCGAGTTACGGCGGCTGA
- a CDS encoding DUF1905 domain-containing protein, with amino-acid sequence MVSRYAFTAPVWEHDGAGSWHFLSLPEEVADEIEERYGHRTTGFGAVKVRVRIGGTAWSTSLFPDSKRSTYVLPVKKAVRAAEGLVAGSAAEVELEVVL; translated from the coding sequence ATGGTATCGCGGTATGCGTTCACGGCACCGGTGTGGGAGCACGACGGCGCCGGGTCGTGGCATTTCCTGAGCCTGCCGGAGGAGGTGGCCGATGAGATCGAGGAGCGGTACGGGCATCGGACCACGGGGTTCGGGGCGGTGAAGGTGCGGGTGCGGATCGGCGGGACCGCGTGGTCGACGTCGCTGTTCCCGGATTCCAAGCGCTCCACCTACGTGCTGCCGGTGAAGAAGGCGGTGCGGGCGGCGGAGGGGCTGGTCGCGGGGTCTGCGGCGGAGGTCGAGCTGGAAGTCGTTCTCTAG
- a CDS encoding putative T7SS-secreted protein, whose amino-acid sequence MGWNPLDPLEDLADAAGDAVDDIAAVVEPAWESGVETLGELADDGLDLLADGAELVGLDGAAEALDDFGDQISSALGGEIEERQLGETQDPKELVRGEPEAIGEAAGTLTDMAAAVELTGQGLRAIDAGEWTGEGREGFDAAYDPQPQLWFDAADAFTDAASTLVEWGYAVETAQRGAADAIAEWNAAIAEENRQKTWWNSLPAETQAETPLVDTWSGRYRAALDMLERARTHRNTAAEQAGTAIETATETAPTEPPFTSRMGANIEDGIDIANYAGLSFSDGLLTGLSGIVQFVRQVNPTDPYNLTHPADYLANLSTLATGVVVLAADPAAAVDAVVNQARTSPFEFTGMLTSEVLLTVATGGAGAARTPLSLVNRVRHALPGRGLPDVDLPNPAPRPGTGLPDGPPARAGLGDRPGAPEGRAPAADTRAPTPETGDSAPGAGAADSAPPQLDRPGVPDSTRPEPSIDAGPADGPAPRPDPEPQDQPDGIGAGAADSAPPVDRTLGTTADAPDARPEPPAPDPVPDRPGTGDTDGPRTDGPGDDPPDPRPDTYTPPDRPDTRTDDGDRPDVDAPVARPDSGASDARPETDLPRDRPNVDPSHDRADVDPSQDRADVDPSQDRPDTDPSQDRPDTDPSQDRPDTDPSRDRPDSDPSHDRPDVDPSQDRADTDPFRDRPDSDPAQDRADAGTSDPSPAGHPDAEPPRDRGDNETPSPRADSDPVTPRSDPDATGPRTESDPPDSSRSDSPDHAPTAIHSPTTHPHGHGAPTPTPPRPDTPAPRNPPDSPNTPRRPDPIGPRPDPDRPSPRAGLDPAAPRRPAIAADTGRPAVDARPAAPDSPTAHTPEAEQARDGNPDRGDSAPDPRGDPVDQRADSDAGIGDEARSGDPANDRDPAQTTECGDPVDVATGEFLLPTVDLDLPGVLPLVLNRRHRSNYRWGRWFGHSWSTTLDIRLIVDDSGIVFAGEDGILLAYPHPQPGTPVRPLSGGSRWTCARTETGSYRVHDPERGITWHFAPEPTLRGLDDRRGNYAVSALTDRHRNRIRFHYAADGAPTEIIHSGGYRVRVRTDPQLGRVTALALSGDDAADDLVVREFVYEADELVAVTDALGATSRYTYDADGRMLSWTDSRGTSMSNTYDDRGRVVAQHGTHGILSATFTYRDHPGDTGRSTRHTDSLGAETTYGFDSDLRLRDVRTPTGAHTRIDYNSERKPLTVTGPDGAVTRYLYTPDGDLARIVRPDGTRLELDYAAPGLPARITGPDGTATLQEWHGDGTLAALTDPAGARTEFTYHPCGAQAAITMADGSSTRIETDAAGLPVTVVDQLAGVTRIRRDRCGRPAEITDPLGRVTRYSWSPEGTLLSRIDPDGHGETWEHDDEGAPIRHVNRAGGVTTFANGSWDLRTARTDPDGAVTRYRYDSEGRLTAVVSPLGQVWRYAYDPAGQLAAETDYSGAQSRYTRTDAGLIATVTPATGDTRTHTYDAIGYLTSITASSGAWRRFTYDGAGRMLSAVSGHGDDTGHTLAFTHTATGEIETETRDGEHTLRHEYDPLGRRTRRTDHAGTQTRWGYDRAGRPATLGAGNHTLRFDHDAAGQLTAWTVGDIAVTRDLDPVGRLTAQTVTAHPPNLLDLGETRRAPAELRSDTYTWRPDNYPRTRTAARQGTSLHHDFALDPMGRVTTVSDGTTAAERYTYDALSNITAARTVHRPNIRMRRRRYRGTRLVRAGRTRYHYDAAGRLTRKITARRSRKPDVWFYRYDGFDQLTDVWTPSRQWWHYTYDALGRRTTKQHLATDGTVLERIDYHWDGDQLVALSSAGSVTRWHYLPGTHTPLAQTTDRDDLDRRFHAVIGDLVGTPVELIDPAAARSVATADTELWGRTRWIGAADTPLRFPGQIHDPETGLHYNHHRYYDPEIGRYLSSDPLGLDPAPNPDAYPHNPLAWIDPTGLARRECNTNGRNLSDPNPIPRPIREAYENVRAGNGVPRIDPQTGRQTVYQGRELPPGQRSQWAGSLEWDVPGTNHRILQRPDGWLGYVYQHDYRAPFLFPGPWYPEGGTIPNRLGG is encoded by the coding sequence GTGGGCTGGAATCCGCTCGACCCGCTCGAGGATCTCGCCGACGCGGCCGGTGATGCCGTCGACGACATCGCCGCCGTCGTCGAACCCGCCTGGGAGTCCGGCGTCGAGACGCTCGGCGAGCTCGCCGACGACGGCCTCGATCTCCTCGCCGATGGCGCCGAGCTGGTCGGGCTCGACGGCGCCGCCGAGGCGCTCGACGACTTCGGCGACCAGATCTCCTCCGCGCTCGGCGGTGAGATCGAGGAACGGCAGCTGGGCGAGACCCAGGACCCGAAGGAGCTGGTCCGCGGCGAACCGGAGGCCATCGGCGAGGCCGCGGGCACGCTCACCGACATGGCCGCCGCCGTCGAGCTCACCGGCCAGGGGTTGCGCGCGATCGACGCCGGAGAGTGGACCGGGGAAGGCCGCGAAGGCTTCGACGCGGCCTACGATCCGCAACCCCAGCTGTGGTTCGACGCCGCCGACGCCTTCACCGATGCCGCGTCCACCCTCGTCGAATGGGGGTACGCGGTGGAGACCGCGCAGCGCGGTGCCGCCGACGCCATCGCCGAATGGAACGCCGCGATCGCCGAGGAGAACCGGCAGAAGACCTGGTGGAACTCGCTACCCGCGGAAACACAGGCCGAGACACCGCTGGTCGACACCTGGTCCGGCCGCTACCGCGCCGCGCTCGACATGCTCGAGCGGGCGCGCACCCATCGCAATACCGCCGCCGAACAAGCCGGGACCGCCATCGAGACCGCGACCGAGACGGCGCCGACCGAGCCGCCGTTCACCTCCCGCATGGGCGCGAATATCGAGGACGGCATCGACATCGCGAACTACGCGGGGCTCAGCTTCTCCGACGGGCTGCTGACCGGGCTGAGCGGGATCGTGCAGTTCGTGCGCCAGGTCAACCCGACCGATCCCTACAACCTCACCCACCCCGCCGACTACCTGGCGAACCTCTCCACGCTGGCCACCGGGGTGGTGGTGCTGGCCGCCGATCCCGCGGCCGCCGTCGACGCGGTGGTGAACCAGGCGCGGACCAGCCCCTTCGAGTTCACCGGAATGCTCACCAGCGAGGTGCTCCTCACCGTGGCGACCGGCGGCGCGGGGGCGGCCCGGACACCGCTCTCCCTGGTCAACCGGGTACGGCACGCGCTGCCCGGCCGCGGGTTGCCGGATGTGGACCTGCCGAACCCGGCGCCCCGGCCGGGCACCGGGCTCCCCGACGGGCCGCCGGCCCGCGCCGGTCTCGGTGACCGGCCGGGGGCACCCGAGGGCCGAGCACCGGCGGCGGACACCCGCGCACCCACACCGGAGACCGGCGACTCCGCTCCGGGGGCCGGGGCCGCCGATTCCGCTCCGCCGCAATTGGATCGGCCCGGGGTGCCGGACTCGACGCGCCCGGAACCCTCGATCGACGCGGGTCCGGCCGACGGGCCCGCGCCCCGACCCGATCCCGAACCGCAGGACCAGCCGGACGGCATCGGTGCGGGGGCCGCCGACAGCGCGCCGCCGGTGGACCGCACACTCGGCACCACCGCGGACGCTCCCGACGCCCGGCCGGAGCCTCCTGCGCCGGATCCGGTGCCCGACCGGCCCGGCACCGGCGACACCGATGGGCCCCGTACCGACGGACCCGGCGACGACCCGCCCGACCCGCGACCCGACACCTACACCCCGCCGGACCGGCCCGACACCCGTACCGATGACGGCGACAGACCGGACGTCGACGCGCCCGTGGCGCGTCCGGATTCCGGGGCGTCCGACGCCCGGCCCGAAACGGATCTTCCCCGAGACCGGCCAAACGTCGATCCTTCTCACGACCGCGCCGACGTCGATCCTTCCCAAGACCGCGCCGACGTCGATCCCTCACAAGACCGGCCCGACACCGATCCCTCACAAGACCGGCCCGACACCGATCCCTCACAAGACCGGCCCGACACCGATCCCTCCCGAGACCGGCCCGACAGCGATCCCTCTCACGACCGCCCCGACGTCGATCCTTCCCAAGACCGAGCCGACACCGACCCTTTCCGAGACCGGCCCGACAGCGATCCCGCCCAAGACCGAGCCGACGCCGGCACCTCCGACCCCTCCCCGGCGGGACATCCCGACGCCGAGCCTCCCCGTGATCGCGGCGACAACGAAACCCCATCCCCACGTGCCGATTCCGATCCCGTCACACCGCGCTCCGACCCCGATGCTACGGGCCCGCGCACGGAATCCGACCCGCCGGACAGCTCCCGATCCGACTCCCCCGACCACGCCCCCACCGCGATCCACTCCCCCACCACGCACCCGCACGGTCACGGCGCGCCGACGCCGACCCCGCCGCGACCGGACACCCCCGCACCCCGGAATCCGCCCGATTCCCCCAACACCCCGCGTCGCCCCGACCCGATCGGCCCCCGCCCGGACCCGGACCGGCCGTCGCCCCGCGCGGGCCTCGACCCGGCCGCGCCACGGCGCCCCGCCATCGCCGCGGACACCGGCCGCCCTGCCGTCGACGCACGTCCGGCAGCACCGGACTCGCCAACCGCCCACACCCCGGAAGCGGAACAGGCACGAGACGGTAACCCCGATCGCGGCGACAGCGCCCCCGATCCCCGCGGCGACCCGGTGGACCAGCGCGCGGATTCCGACGCCGGTATCGGCGACGAAGCCCGCTCCGGTGACCCGGCCAACGACCGCGACCCCGCGCAGACCACCGAGTGCGGCGACCCGGTCGATGTCGCGACCGGCGAATTCCTCCTCCCGACCGTCGATCTCGACCTCCCCGGCGTACTCCCGCTGGTCCTGAACCGCAGGCACCGCTCGAACTACCGCTGGGGCCGCTGGTTCGGCCACTCCTGGTCGACCACGCTCGACATCCGGCTGATAGTCGACGACAGCGGCATCGTCTTCGCCGGCGAGGACGGCATCCTGCTCGCCTACCCGCACCCACAACCGGGCACCCCGGTGCGCCCGCTGTCCGGCGGCTCACGCTGGACCTGCGCCCGCACCGAGACCGGCTCCTACCGGGTCCACGACCCGGAACGTGGCATCACCTGGCACTTCGCCCCCGAGCCGACACTGCGCGGCCTGGACGACCGGCGCGGCAACTACGCGGTCTCCGCGCTCACCGACCGGCACCGCAACCGCATCCGCTTCCACTACGCCGCCGACGGCGCACCCACCGAGATCATCCACTCCGGCGGCTACCGCGTACGCGTCCGCACCGACCCGCAGCTGGGCCGGGTCACCGCGCTCGCACTGTCCGGTGACGATGCCGCCGACGACCTCGTCGTCCGCGAATTCGTCTACGAAGCAGACGAACTCGTCGCGGTCACCGACGCACTGGGCGCCACGTCGCGATACACCTACGACGCCGACGGCCGCATGCTGTCGTGGACCGACTCCAGGGGCACCTCGATGTCGAACACCTACGACGACCGCGGCCGGGTCGTGGCCCAGCACGGCACCCACGGCATCCTCTCCGCGACCTTCACCTACCGCGACCACCCCGGCGACACCGGCCGCAGTACCCGGCACACCGATTCCCTCGGCGCCGAGACCACATACGGCTTCGACAGCGACCTGCGGCTGCGCGACGTACGCACCCCGACCGGTGCGCACACCCGCATCGACTACAACAGCGAGCGCAAACCGCTCACCGTCACCGGTCCCGACGGCGCCGTCACCCGCTACCTCTACACCCCCGACGGCGACCTGGCCCGAATCGTGCGGCCCGACGGTACCCGCCTCGAGCTCGACTACGCCGCCCCCGGCCTGCCCGCCCGCATCACCGGCCCCGACGGCACGGCAACCCTGCAGGAGTGGCACGGCGACGGCACGCTGGCCGCTCTCACCGACCCGGCCGGGGCCCGCACAGAATTCACCTATCACCCCTGCGGCGCGCAGGCAGCGATCACCATGGCCGACGGATCGAGCACCCGGATCGAGACCGACGCGGCCGGGCTACCGGTCACCGTCGTCGACCAGCTCGCGGGCGTCACGCGCATTCGCCGCGATCGATGCGGCCGCCCGGCCGAGATCACCGACCCGCTCGGCCGGGTCACCCGCTACAGCTGGTCGCCCGAGGGGACCCTGCTGTCCAGGATCGACCCCGACGGGCACGGCGAGACCTGGGAGCACGACGACGAGGGCGCACCCATCCGGCACGTGAACCGGGCGGGCGGAGTCACCACCTTCGCGAACGGCAGCTGGGACCTGCGCACCGCACGCACCGACCCGGACGGCGCCGTGACCCGCTACCGCTACGACTCCGAGGGGCGCCTCACCGCCGTCGTGAGCCCGCTGGGCCAGGTCTGGCGCTACGCCTACGATCCGGCCGGACAGCTCGCCGCCGAGACCGACTACAGCGGAGCGCAGAGCCGCTACACCCGCACGGATGCGGGCCTGATCGCCACCGTCACCCCCGCGACCGGCGACACCCGCACGCACACCTACGACGCCATCGGCTACCTCACGAGCATCACGGCGTCCTCCGGAGCCTGGCGCCGCTTCACCTACGACGGTGCGGGCCGCATGCTCTCCGCCGTCTCCGGCCACGGCGACGACACCGGCCACACCCTCGCGTTCACCCACACCGCGACCGGCGAGATCGAGACCGAAACCCGCGACGGCGAGCACACCCTCCGGCACGAATACGACCCGCTGGGCAGACGCACCCGCCGCACCGACCACGCAGGCACGCAGACCCGGTGGGGCTACGACCGCGCAGGCAGGCCCGCCACGCTCGGAGCAGGCAACCACACCCTCCGCTTCGACCACGACGCCGCCGGACAGCTCACCGCCTGGACCGTCGGCGACATCGCCGTCACCCGTGACCTCGACCCGGTCGGGAGGCTCACCGCCCAGACGGTCACCGCACACCCGCCGAACCTGCTCGACCTCGGCGAGACCCGCCGCGCGCCTGCCGAACTGCGCAGCGACACCTACACCTGGCGTCCGGACAACTACCCCCGCACCCGGACCGCCGCCCGGCAGGGCACCAGCCTGCACCACGACTTCGCCCTCGACCCGATGGGCCGCGTCACCACCGTCAGCGACGGCACCACCGCTGCCGAGCGGTACACCTACGACGCATTGTCCAACATCACCGCTGCTCGTACCGTCCACCGGCCGAACATCCGGATGCGACGCAGGCGGTACCGAGGCACCCGCCTGGTGCGCGCGGGCCGCACCCGCTACCACTACGACGCTGCGGGCCGGTTGACCCGCAAGATCACCGCACGCCGCTCCCGCAAACCCGACGTCTGGTTCTACCGCTACGACGGTTTCGACCAGCTCACCGATGTCTGGACCCCGAGCAGGCAGTGGTGGCACTACACCTACGACGCCCTCGGGCGCCGCACCACCAAGCAGCACCTCGCCACCGACGGCACCGTTCTGGAGCGCATCGACTACCACTGGGACGGCGACCAGCTCGTCGCCCTGTCCAGCGCCGGGAGCGTCACGCGCTGGCACTACCTGCCCGGCACCCACACACCGCTCGCCCAGACCACCGACCGCGACGATCTCGACCGGCGATTCCACGCCGTCATCGGCGATCTCGTCGGCACCCCCGTCGAGCTGATCGACCCCGCCGCCGCCCGCTCCGTCGCCACGGCCGATACCGAACTCTGGGGTCGCACCCGCTGGATCGGCGCGGCCGACACCCCGCTGCGCTTCCCCGGCCAGATACACGACCCGGAGACCGGGTTGCACTACAACCACCACCGCTACTACGACCCCGAGATCGGCCGCTACCTCAGCAGCGACCCCCTCGGTCTCGATCCGGCCCCGAATCCGGACGCCTACCCGCACAATCCGCTGGCCTGGATCGATCCCACCGGTCTCGCCCGCAGGGAGTGCAATACCAACGGCCGGAACCTCTCGGATCCCAACCCGATTCCCCGGCCGATCAGGGAGGCCTACGAGAACGTCCGCGCGGGGAACGGGGTCCCGCGGATCGACCCGCAGACCGGTCGGCAGACCGTGTACCAGGGCCGCGAACTGCCACCCGGGCAGCGCAGCCAGTGGGCCGGCTCGCTCGAGTGGGATGTGCCCGGCACCAACCACCGCATCCTCCAGCGGCCGGACGGCTGGCTAGGGTACGTCTACCAACACGACTACAGGGCCCCGTTCCTGTTCCCGGGGCCGTGGTATCCGGAAGGCGGCACGATCCCGAACCGGCTCGGTGGATGA
- a CDS encoding peroxiredoxin — MLQVGDPAPDFELLDQKGEPVRLSTVLGTGSATLFFYPAALSPGCTREACHFRDIVAEFAERGATVLGISNDDVATQKRFDEAHRLGYSLLADVGGEVAKLYGLKRRVPGLPAKRVTFVIGSDRRVLAAVHSELNMNIHADQALAALRG, encoded by the coding sequence ATGCTGCAGGTAGGCGATCCGGCACCGGATTTCGAGCTGCTGGACCAGAAGGGGGAGCCGGTCCGGCTCAGCACGGTGCTCGGCACCGGCTCCGCCACCCTCTTCTTCTACCCGGCCGCGCTGAGCCCCGGGTGCACCAGGGAGGCGTGCCACTTCCGGGACATCGTCGCCGAGTTCGCCGAGCGCGGGGCGACGGTGCTCGGCATCAGCAACGACGATGTCGCCACCCAGAAGCGGTTCGACGAGGCGCATCGGCTCGGGTATTCGCTGCTGGCCGATGTCGGCGGCGAGGTCGCCAAGTTGTACGGGCTGAAGCGGCGGGTGCCGGGGCTGCCCGCCAAGCGGGTGACCTTCGTCATCGGGTCTGACCGGCGGGTGCTCGCCGCAGTGCACAGCGAGCTGAACATGAACATCCACGCCGATCAGGCGCTCGCGGCGCTGCGCGGCTGA
- a CDS encoding amidase has product MELDEYMKHDATGLAELVARQEVTPAELLALARQRADAVNPALNAIVRRLDGVADERAGDAALAGPFAGVPFLIKDLQQEYQGFPSTEGSRSLAGEVAAEHSLLVRRLLDAGLVIFGQTNTPEFGSKGVTESEYWGPARNPWNTAHTPGGSSGGSGAAVAAGIVPAAGANDGGGSIRIPAACNGLVGLKASRGLSPYGPRVGEVMFGMVTQGVVSRTVRDSAALYDAIIGANPRAAYRAALPERPFAEHITRPPGTLRIGYSTASAITAKPHPEAIAAVESAARLLTELGHEVEEVRPPYNDKRLAEDFLTIWFASLHREIVAIKERTGARDSDFEADTLAVGELGRARGVGALMAAIDHINDYTADLAEFHERYDYFLTPTLAEPPLTVGKMVTPKPLRTAARLLHRLHGGKVLAMSGILASLIDENLGWVPYTQLANLTGRPAITVPLHWTEAGLPLGVQFVGRPGADGDLLQLAAQLEQARPWAHRHPAPVVQRNPES; this is encoded by the coding sequence GTGGAACTCGACGAGTACATGAAGCACGACGCGACCGGCTTGGCCGAGCTGGTGGCGCGCCAGGAGGTGACGCCCGCCGAGCTGCTCGCACTGGCGCGGCAGCGGGCCGACGCCGTGAATCCCGCGCTCAATGCCATCGTGCGGAGGCTGGACGGGGTCGCCGACGAGCGGGCCGGGGACGCCGCGCTCGCCGGTCCGTTCGCCGGGGTGCCGTTCCTGATCAAGGATCTGCAGCAGGAGTACCAGGGTTTCCCCAGTACGGAGGGGTCGCGTTCGCTGGCCGGTGAGGTCGCGGCCGAGCACAGCCTGCTGGTGCGGCGCCTGCTCGATGCGGGGCTGGTCATCTTCGGTCAGACGAACACCCCGGAGTTCGGCAGCAAGGGCGTCACGGAATCGGAGTACTGGGGTCCGGCGCGCAATCCGTGGAACACCGCGCACACCCCGGGCGGGTCGTCGGGCGGCTCCGGTGCGGCGGTCGCGGCCGGGATCGTGCCCGCCGCTGGCGCGAACGACGGTGGCGGGTCGATCCGGATCCCGGCGGCGTGCAACGGGCTGGTCGGGCTGAAGGCCAGCCGCGGCCTGAGCCCGTACGGGCCGCGGGTCGGCGAGGTCATGTTCGGCATGGTCACCCAGGGCGTCGTCTCGCGGACCGTGCGCGACAGCGCGGCGCTCTACGACGCCATCATCGGCGCGAACCCGCGCGCCGCGTACCGGGCCGCGCTGCCCGAGCGCCCGTTCGCCGAGCACATCACCCGGCCGCCGGGCACGCTGCGGATCGGCTACTCCACCGCCTCCGCGATCACCGCGAAGCCACACCCGGAGGCGATCGCGGCGGTCGAGAGCGCGGCGCGGCTGCTCACCGAGCTCGGCCACGAGGTCGAGGAGGTCCGGCCGCCGTACAACGACAAGCGGCTGGCGGAGGATTTCCTGACGATCTGGTTCGCCAGCCTCCACCGCGAGATCGTCGCGATCAAGGAGCGGACCGGCGCGCGGGACAGCGATTTCGAAGCCGACACGCTCGCCGTCGGCGAACTCGGGCGCGCCCGTGGTGTCGGCGCGCTGATGGCGGCGATCGACCACATCAACGACTACACCGCGGACCTGGCCGAGTTCCACGAACGCTACGACTACTTCCTCACCCCGACCCTCGCGGAGCCGCCGCTGACCGTCGGGAAGATGGTCACCCCGAAACCACTGCGGACCGCCGCCCGGCTGCTGCACCGGCTGCACGGTGGGAAGGTCCTGGCGATGAGCGGGATTCTCGCCTCGCTCATCGACGAGAACCTCGGCTGGGTGCCCTACACCCAGCTCGCGAACCTCACCGGGCGGCCCGCGATCACTGTTCCGCTGCACTGGACCGAGGCGGGGTTGCCGCTCGGTGTCCAGTTCGTCGGGCGGCCGGGGGCCGACGGTGATCTGCTGCAGCTGGCCGCGCAGCTCGAGCAGGCGCGGCCGTGGGCGCACCGGCACCCCGCCCCGGTCGTGCAGCGAAATCCCGAGTCCTGA
- a CDS encoding TetR/AcrR family transcriptional regulator, which yields MGSAAPPRGRRRDPSIDGRVIEAAVAELAERGIAGLSINSVAARAGVDKRGIYTRWPDRELLITDALGSLAAGLTPPATGALRTDLLAIIPAVTAVFTSPRIEILQRCVQEAQQYPAIYTAFRRDSIDRCMAVVEDIFWSAAQRGELNGDPALAGEAFMGILLTRTSFLGAAAITEPGKQNAIVDFILRAVGFGESPRH from the coding sequence ATGGGTTCAGCGGCACCGCCGCGAGGCCGCCGCCGCGACCCGTCGATCGACGGTCGCGTCATCGAGGCCGCCGTCGCGGAGCTGGCCGAGCGCGGCATCGCCGGGCTCTCGATCAACAGCGTCGCCGCCCGCGCCGGCGTCGACAAGCGCGGCATCTACACCCGCTGGCCCGACCGCGAACTCTTGATCACCGACGCCCTCGGCAGCCTCGCCGCCGGCCTCACCCCACCGGCGACCGGGGCACTACGCACCGACCTGCTGGCGATCATCCCGGCCGTGACCGCCGTCTTCACCAGCCCGCGGATCGAGATCCTGCAGCGCTGCGTCCAGGAGGCGCAGCAGTACCCGGCCATCTACACCGCGTTCCGGCGCGACTCCATCGACCGCTGCATGGCGGTGGTCGAGGACATCTTCTGGTCTGCCGCACAGCGGGGCGAGCTGAACGGCGATCCCGCGCTCGCCGGCGAGGCGTTCATGGGGATACTGCTGACCCGGACCAGCTTCCTCGGCGCCGCGGCGATCACCGAGCCCGGCAAGCAGAACGCCATCGTCGACTTCATCCTGCGGGCTGTCGGATTCGGCGAATCCCCGCGGCACTGA
- a CDS encoding siderophore-interacting protein, with product MDSIKAGIAALGRANEPLSLRLTVAEVRPLSPGFTRVVLEGAALAQYRAPRPADAFKLELSADDTGRPLLRAFTVRRFDADTRRLTLDIARHERGVAVNWLATVSAGDAVTLAGMRPEWVVAEGFRDHILVGDDTAVPAIAAIVDSLGPEHRIRVYAALTDPADRALLPEHPNLELELLDSVTDLENHPPEALSEHRTQVWVAAEAAAVRRVRAHLLGSCGVARADLLARAYWKRGKTNTDTDAASLLGYREAMRAGGDIHDPALAERIDLGL from the coding sequence ATGGATTCCATCAAGGCAGGCATCGCGGCGCTGGGGCGCGCCAACGAGCCGCTGTCGCTGCGGCTCACCGTCGCCGAGGTGCGCCCGCTCTCGCCTGGGTTCACCCGGGTCGTGCTCGAGGGGGCCGCGCTCGCGCAGTACCGCGCGCCGCGCCCGGCGGACGCGTTCAAGCTCGAGCTGTCCGCCGACGACACCGGGCGGCCGCTCCTGCGCGCCTTCACCGTGCGCCGATTCGACGCGGACACCCGGCGCCTGACGCTGGACATCGCCCGCCACGAGCGCGGGGTGGCCGTGAACTGGCTCGCCACCGTGAGCGCGGGAGACGCGGTGACGCTCGCCGGAATGCGGCCGGAATGGGTTGTCGCGGAGGGGTTTCGCGACCACATCCTGGTCGGCGACGACACCGCCGTCCCGGCGATCGCGGCGATCGTCGACAGCCTCGGGCCCGAGCATCGGATCCGGGTGTACGCGGCGCTCACCGATCCGGCCGACCGCGCCCTGCTCCCTGAGCACCCGAACCTGGAGCTGGAACTCCTCGACTCCGTCACCGACCTCGAAAACCATCCACCCGAAGCACTTTCCGAACACCGCACCCAGGTGTGGGTGGCCGCCGAGGCCGCCGCCGTCCGGCGTGTCCGCGCGCACCTGCTCGGCTCGTGCGGCGTCGCCCGCGCCGATCTGCTCGCGCGCGCCTACTGGAAGCGCGGCAAGACCAATACCGACACCGACGCGGCCAGCCTGCTCGGCTATCGGGAGGCGATGCGGGCAGGCGGCGACATCCACGATCCGGCGCTCGCCGAGCGCATCGATCTGGGGCTCTGA